The sequence below is a genomic window from Phoenix dactylifera cultivar Barhee BC4 unplaced genomic scaffold, palm_55x_up_171113_PBpolish2nd_filt_p 001553F, whole genome shotgun sequence.
GCCCAGCCgcaaggtctctctctctctctctcatattcaTATaaacacaacacaaacacacagTCAAATCTCTAACAAAGTGAATTGTGGGTGCAGATAAGAAGTATCGACAGGCAGATAGAGAGTCTGGAGAGAGAACTGCAAAGCCGAAGGGGAGGCGCAGGAAGTTTAGCCATTAGAGAAGAGATAGAGAAGCTTAAAGGAAAGAGAGCGAGGTTGTGTACCGGCCTGCCGACTTAGATCGAATACGTCTTCAGCGTCGGTTATAAGGATTGCTTTGATTTGGTCATCAATGGAAGCCAAAAAAATCTCTCTGCGTCAGCATTGCTCTACCCATATATCCGTGAGAGTGCTTCATCTAGTTTCAGTGTAATTGAAATAAACATCATGTGGAAGTCCGTCAGTCTGTGTTTAATCCTTTTGCGTTCGCTTGAGTGGAAGTCAAATGATTTTAATAAGGATGCGGAATTTATGATctctaaataaattatgcatttAACCAAAAAATTAGAGAAGAAACCAAGCAAGCCAGAAGCTTTGAGGTTACTTGTTACTATAGTATAGCCGGTTACCATGATGACCTGACGCTTCTTCAAGTTTCTAATACATTTTATACAGGTTTTGGATAATGTTCACAAACGGATATACGTAAAGGAAAGAGTTCACAAAGGAACCTGACCTGATGACTAAATCGAAAAATTAATTTGCTCAaaaaatttacaaaatcaaTCACGATAATCACGGAGATAAATAGCCAGCAAGATGCTTTACAGTATTAATTCCGGGTTATTTAGGATTATTACAATCAAagtgtctgtgtgtgtgtgtgtatttggTAGTGTATTTAGGACTGTTGCATTTCTCTTGGGGTTACTTTAGGTCGCTAAAATCAGTTACACACAACACCTAATCAATAAAAACTCATGATACAATAACAGTTTTACCAAATTACCATGTCCCCATGATGCACCGCGCTGCCATACGACATACATTTACACAGCTCCTAATCAATAAAAACTCATGATACAATAACAATTCAAACAAATTACCACGTCCACGAGATGCACCACGCTTGCCTTACATTTTAGCTGTCCTCATGGTTATGATTTAATTTTAAAAGTTAGAATAAACCAATTACGTTGTACAGTACAATTAGCTGTTCTCATgtatatcttttaaaaaaatagaataaatagAGATAGAATGCAAAATCAGAACAAAATTCTTAGAAACGTGATCTTTTAGGTATGAGATAAACTATGCACAAGTCGATCTGGTGGCACATAAGAATACCAGCAAGTGGCACAGAGAACTATTGGTTTCAGTTCTTTGCTTCTCAGTTCCAGGGAAGTTACAGCTTCAAATCCTCTGCAAGAGAAGGAACAACAAAAAGGCTCAAATCATAAATTACACCAATACAGCAACAGCAgaaacagcagcagcagcaaaagCAGATTTTTAATGACAAACTTTTACATGTTTCTGTAAGCTATCATGCTTAATTTCTTAAATAAGCCGTAGAAGGTTAAAAGATCGTAAAATTTTAGTAGGTTATAGCAATTACCAGCTGAATTCAGAGCCGTAACTTGATCTTTTCTGACCATTTAAATATATCCGAATAAACTTGATCGCCACCCAAGTCCTCTCCGGTCGCACCTGCTGCCACTCTGACAATATCCTCAATCAAAGCAAAGTTGCCCATAATATCAACATGTGCACCACTCTGGGTACCTCGGCCTTCCAAGAGATTAGCAGGAGGGGCATGATCATACTCCCTCACGTAAGTCTTGATACCAGAAGGATTGAACCTAGTTTTCCCACGCCATCCTTTTGCACACATGTAGCCTGCACTTAGAACTGGCACAGTCTCATCTCCATTAACTAAGTATACACCACCTTGCAAACAGCTCCCATCTTGTCCACCCTCAGCTGAAGTATCAATCTGGAAAGGGATGTTGCACTCAGCTGAGGGGGCTAATTTGTAAACATAAGCTCTTTCAGTAGGGATTCCTACTCCATACA
It includes:
- the LOC120108783 gene encoding phospholipid:diacylglycerol acyltransferase 1-like; translated protein: MMQRGSAHFSYGIADNLDDPKYEHYKYWSNPLETKLPNAPDMEMYSMYGVGIPTERAYVYKLAPSAECNIPFQIDTSAEGGQDGSCLQGGVYLVNGDETVPVLSAGYMCAKGWRGKTRFNPSGIKTYVREYDHAPPANLLEGRGTQSGAHVDIMGNFALIEDIVRVAAGATGEDLGGDQVYSDIFKWSEKIKLRL